TGGTGCCAGGCCTCGACCTGGGCCCGGAAGGCCGCACCAACTACGGCCAGAATATGCGCGGGCGCGGCGTGCTGGTGATGATCGACGGCGTCAGCCAGAACAGTTCGCGCGGCCTCTCGCGCCAGTTCGACAGCATCGCCCCGTTCAACGTCGAGCGCGTCGAGGTGCTATCCGGCGCCAGCGCTCTGTACGGCGGCGGCGCCACCGGCGGCATCATCAATATCGTCACGCGTAAAGGCGAAGCCGGCCCGGCGCGCTTTCAAAGCAACGCCAGCGTCACCAGCGGCTTCAACAATAGCGATGACCTGTCCACGCGCCTGGCGCAGGCGGTCAGCGGCGGTAACGAGCGCGTGCAGGGCCGCCTCGGCGTCTCCCTGGAGAAGAACGAAGCCTTCTACGATGCCGACGGCGAGCAGGTGTTCCTCGACAACACGCAGACCGACCTGCAGTACAACCGCTCCGTGGACGTGCTCGGCAACCTCGCCGTGCGCCTCGACGACACTCAGCAGCTCGACCTGCTGGCGCAGTACTACGACTCCGGCAACGACGGCAGCACCGGCATCTACTTCCCCAACCTCAACGCCAACGCGCCCTCGGACCTCGATGATGCCGAGATTCGCAACGGTCTCGACACCGACCTCAAGCCGCGCACCCGCCGCACCCTGATCAACGCCAGCTACCGCAACAGCGAGCTGCTCGGCCAGGACTTCTACCTGCAGGGCTACTACCGCCGCGAGGACAACAACTTTTACCCCTTCCCCTACTACAATGCCGGCAGTCCGCGGGGTAGCAACGGCATCTACTTCGCCGGCTCGCAGCAGAACTTCGAGGTCAGCGGCCTCAAGGGGCTGTTCAGCAAGCAGTGGGACGATATCAAGCTGACCTATGGTCTGGATCTCGATCATGAGCGTTTCAACGCTACGCAGAAGGTCTTCGATGCACAGCGCTCTTCGGACAGCGGCGGCCTGGAACTGGACACCCAGAGCAGCGCTGCGCGCTACCCCAGCTATGTGGTCGACGGGCTGTCGGCCTACGCCCAGCTGGACTGGCAACTGACCCAGCACCTGAGCCTGTCCGCCGGCGCCCGCCAGCAGCACATGGATGTCGAGGTCGGAGATTTTCGCGGCGTACCCGGCGGCAGCAACGACTATGAAGTCGGCCTGTACAACTTCGGCGCGCTCTATGACTTCGCCAACGGTCACCAACTGTGGAGTAACTACAGCGAAGGTTTCGAGCTGGCCGATCCGGCCAAGTACTACGGCCGCGCCGGACTGTCGGTGGCGGACAATCCGCTGGCCGGCATCAAGAGCCGCCAGGTGGAGGTGGGCTGGCGCTTCAACGATGCCTACTGGCAGGCTCAGGCGGCGTTCTACTACATCTGGTCGGACAAGGTGATCAATACCGACAGCGCCACCCTGACTATCAATGTCGACGAACAGAAGAGCCGCGACTTCGGTTTCGAGGCCGCGCTGAGCCGCGACTTCGACAGCGGCTGGCAGGCCGGCACCACCCTGCACCTGGTGCGCTCCGAAGAGGAGGACGACGACGGCGACTGGATCAAACGCGATGCGCGCTACGCTTCGCTGTCCAAGACCACCGCATTCGTGGGCTGGAGCGACGAGCGGCGCAGCCTGCGCCTGCAGGGCAACCACGCAATGGACCTGAGCGACGACGCCGGACATCGCATCGAGGGTTACACCACCTTCGACCTCAGCGCGCGTCAGGACACCGACTTCGGTACCTTCAGCGTCGGTATCCAGAACCTGCTGGACAGGCGCTACAGCACCGTCTGGGGTCAGCGCGCCGCGCTGTTCTATTCGCCAGCGTACGGTCCGGCCTACCTGTACGACTATCAAGGCCGCGGGCGCACCTTCACCCTAGGTTACGAAGTGGAGTTCTGAGCCGGACGCTGCGGCGAGGTTGCCAAGCGCCACGGGACGAATGACAATGCGATTCATTGTTATTTGTTAAGAAATCCTGCGCATGCCCGCTGACGCTCAGCTGCTGCACTCCCTCTACCGCGATCATCACAGCTGGCTGCAGGGCTGGCTGCGTCGGCGCCTGGGCAACGGCTGCGATGCCGCCGACCTGGCGCAGGACACCTTCGTGCGCCTGCTGCGCGCCGGCAATGCAGCGAGCATTCGCGAGCCACGTGATTACCTAGCCACCGTGGCGCGGGGGCTGATGGTCGACTTTCTGCGGCGGCGTTCGCTGGAGCAAGCCTATCTCGAAGCGTTGGCCAATCAGCCGCAGGCCGAACACCCCAGCGCCGAGCATCAGGCGCTGCTCCTCGAAGCGCTGATGGAGGTCGATCGTCTGCTCGCCGGTCTCGGCCGCAAGGTGCGCGAGGTGTTCATCCTGTCCCAGCTTGACGGCCTCACCTACGCGCAGATTGCCGCGCGGCTGGGTATTTCCCTGCGCAGCGTGAACAGCTACATGGCCCGCGCTGTGGAGCATTGCTGCCTGCTGCAGGCAGGCTGGCAGCCGTGACCGAGGAGCAGCGCGCGGCGCTCAAGGCCGCCAGCAACTGGTACGCGCGGCTGTGTGCCGGCGACAACGATGCCCATGAGCAGCAGGCCTGGCAGCGCTGGTACGACGCCGACGAGCTTCATCGTCAGGCCTGGCAACAGATCGAGCAACTGCGTGAACAGCTGGGCCTGCTGCCCGGCCCCATTGCGTCGTCGACCCTGCGTGGCGTCGACCATGGCCGACGCCGCCTGCTTGGCAGCCTGGCGTTGGTCGGCCTGGCGCTGCCGCTGGGCTGGTTCGCCTGGCACAGCGACACGCGCCGCTACTGGCTGGCCGACTACCGCAGTGGCGTGGGTGAGCGCCGCCAATGGCAGTTGAGCGATGGCAGCCAACTGATGCTGGGCACGGCCAGCGCCGCGCAATGGCATGTCGATGGGCAGCGCCGCCTGTTGCGCCTGGTCAGTGGCGAGGCGCTGATCCAAAGCCTCGACGAAGCCCGCCCCTTGCTGGTGGAAACCCGTCACGGCGTGGTGCGCAGCGAGGGCGCGCGGTTCTGCGTGCGCAGCGACGAGCAGGGCTGCCGCGTCGCGGTGCTGGAGCAGCGGGTGGAGGTCGCGCCGCTGCGGCATCTGCAAGCCATGCAGCCGCTGCTTACCGGACAGCAATTGCATTTCGATGCCGAACGACTCGGGGCGCCGCGTGCCAACGATGCCGCCACGACGGCCTGGACGCAGGGCAGCCTGATCGCCCTCGATCAGCCGCTGGGTGAGGTGATCGCCGAACTGGCGCGCTATCGCCATGGCGTGCTGCGTATCGACCCGTCCCTGGCCGGGTTGAAGGTGTCCGGCAGCTTCCCGTTGGCGGATACCGATCGTGCCCTGGCGGCGCTGGAACACAGCTTCCCGCTGCGTGTGGTGCGGCGCAGCGATTACTGGGTGACGCTGGTGCCAAAGGTTTAATTAGCAAAAATATTCATTGTCGTTTGCACTTTTTTCTCGACTGGATCGGCCCTCCTGACATCTCGGCTACAGGCCTTTCGTTCTCAGGGGAAATCCATGCGTCAACCTCGCTGCAACCTGCATTCGCTAACCCTCGCTGTGCAAACCGCCCTGCTCTGTTCCGGTCTGGCGCTGGCCGTGCCGCTGGCCAGCGCTGCACCCGCCGAGACTGCCGTGCAGATACAGGTTTTCGACATCGCTGCCGGCCCGCTGGCCGAGGTGCTCAACCGTTATGCCAGCGCTGCCGGCGTGGCGTTGTCGTTCGATGCCAGCGCGCTGCAGGGGCAAGACAGCCCGGGTCTGCAGGGCCCCTATCAGGTCGAGGACGGCTTTGCCCGTCTGCTGCAGGGCAGCGGCTTGCGCGCGGTGCGCCAGGCTGATGGGGTCTACGGCCTCGAAGCGCTGCCCGCGCCAAGTAAGCTGGGTAGTGATGTGTTGCAGCTGGAAGCGATGACCGTCAGCACGCTGCGCAGTGACAGTGCAGTGGGCGAGACCACGCAGCGCGTGACCGTCATAGACCGCCAGCAGATCGAGCAGCAGCTGGCGCTGAGCAGCGACCCGGGCCAGGTGCTGAGCAACCTGATTCCGTCCTACTCGCCGAGTCGGCAGAAGATGTCCAACGCCGGTGAGACGCTGCGTGGGCGCACCCCGCAATTTCTCGTCGACGGCGTGCCGCAAGCCAGTTCGATCCGCAACGACGGGCGCAGCAGCTATACCATCGACCTGGCACAGATCGAGCGCATCGAGGTGATTCATGGCGCCTCGGCCGAGCACGGCGGCGGCGCCACCGGCGGCATCGTCAACTTCATCAGCCGTCGGCCCGAAGGTAACGGCGTCAGCCAGCACGCCGGGGTCAGCCTGGAGAGCGACGACCGCTTCAGCAAGGATGGCCTGAGCTACAAGATGAACTACCGACTCAGCGCCCAGCAGGGTGACTGGGAGACGCTGTTCGGTGCCACCTGGCAGGAGCGCGGTGCGTTCTACGATGCCAACGACGAGCTGATTGGCGTCGCCTACCCGGGCGAGATCCAGGACACCCGCGACCACGATCTGATGTTCAAGCTCGGCTACTGGATCGACGACGTGCAGCACCTGCAATTCAGTGCCAACCATTACGAGCTCAAGGGCAACAACGACTACGTGCCGGTGCTCGGCGACCGCGCCGCCGGTATTCCCACCACCGCGCGCAAGGGTGATCCGCAGGGCGACCCGGCGTTCAACGAGAACCGCCAGTACACCTTCAGCTACAGCAATCAGGACCTGTACGGCAACGTGCTCGATATGCAGCTCTATCACCAGCGCTACCGTGGCCAGTTCGGTGCGTTGATCTCAGCGACCTTCCAGGACCCCAACATAGCGCCGGTCGGCACCCTGTGGGAGCAAAGCCGCAGTGACTCGGAGAAATGGGGCGGCAAGCTGACCCTGCGCCGCAAAGGCCTGTTCGATGGTCTGCTGGATCTGACCGGTGGCCTCGATCTGATGCGTGACAAGGGTGAGCAGGTGCTGGTGCAGACCAATCGTAGCTATGTGCCGCCGTCCACCTACGACAACCAGGCCGGCTTCCTCCAGGGCGACCTGCACCTGACCGACAAGCTGACCCTGATGGCTGGCGTGCGCCGAGAGCATTCCGAGCTCGACGTGGATGACTTCCGCACCGTGTGGGGTACCAACAACGCCGGCGGGGTCAGCGTCACCGGCGGCAAGGTGTCGTTCGGCAAAACCCTGAGCAACTACGGATTCACCTACCAGGCCACCGACTGGGCGCAGCTCTACGGCGGCTACTCCGAAGGCTTCGGCATGCCTGACATCGGCCGTGTGCTGCGCGGGCTGGACGAACCGGGGCTGGAGGTGGAAAGCCTGCTGGAGCTGGAACCGATCGTCACCCGTTCGCGTGAAGTGGGCCTGCGTCTGAACTTCGACCGCGTGGACATGGAACTGAGCTATTACGAGTCCTTCTCCAGCGTCGGCGAGCGCCTGTCGGTGAACAGCGACGGCAACTACATCGCCAACCGCGAGCGAGTGGAGATCCAGGGGTACGAGCTGACCGGCAACTGGCATATCGATGACCGCCACAGCCTGCGTGGCAGCTACGCCCACAGCCAGGGTAAATCCGACACCGATGGCGACGGCAAGGTGGATACTCGCCTGACCGGCCTGAACATCTCGCCGGACCAGTACAGCCTGGGCTGGCAGGCCAACTGGAACGACGACTGGTCGAGCTACCTGCAATACAACTACTACGTCAGCCGCAGCTTCGACGACCCGCGCCTGGAATTCGACGGCTACGCCCTGCTCTCGGCCAGCGTCAGCCGCCGCCTGCCGGTGGGCAGCCTGTCGCTGGGCATCGACAACCTGCTCGACGAGGACTATTTCACCTACTACTCGCAGTCGGCACGTATCGCCAACGACTACAACTTCAAGGGTCGTGGGCGCACCTTCACCCTGGGCTACCAGGTGGACTTCTAACTCCAGCCAAGGCGCTGGAAAGCCCGTGGCGGCTTTCCAGCAGGCCGGATTAGGGTGCGACAGATGACACTTCTACGGGGCGAGCTAGTCTGAACAAGAACCTTCACCACTCAGGAGTCCGTCATGTCTACTCACCACACCTACAAGAAGATCGAGATCGTCGGCTCGTCGCGCACCAGCATCGAGGAAGCCATCGAAAATGCCCTGGCCGAATGCGCCAAGAGCGTGCGCAACATGGATTGGTTCGAGGTGATCGACACCCGTGGCCACATCGAGAATGGCAAGGTTGGGCACTACCAGGTCACGCTCAAGGTTGGCTTTCGCCTGAGCGGTAGCTGACAGGCACTCAGGCGCAAGGCTGTGGCACCGCGCACAGCGACGAGGGCTGTCGCTGGCGAGGTGTGCTCGGTTCGGGCAAGCTGCGCGGGCCAATTCAGGGAGGAATGCCATGTTCAGACTCGTGCTGCTGCTCAGCCTGCTCGCACTCGCGGGCTGCGTCGACAACGAACCGCCTCTCGCCGAGGAGCGCCGACTGCTGCTCAGTGGCGAGGATTTCGCCGCCTACGAGGCCCCGG
The genomic region above belongs to Pseudomonas sediminis and contains:
- a CDS encoding TonB-dependent receptor, which codes for MRHPVSALHRALAFATLIGTAWPLAQAAEPTRYDLHISASDLDGAMTQFADQAGLHLLFNSSDLQGLPNPGLQGSFTAREALQRLLEGSGVSWTFTDEHSVLLQRNAAPAAAPSGEAQSNRERVRLDAMQIQVASRTQTQISAIPGTVWVVEQKQLREQLDTGVSLKEALGKLVPGLDLGPEGRTNYGQNMRGRGVLVMIDGVSQNSSRGLSRQFDSIAPFNVERVEVLSGASALYGGGATGGIINIVTRKGEAGPARFQSNASVTSGFNNSDDLSTRLAQAVSGGNERVQGRLGVSLEKNEAFYDADGEQVFLDNTQTDLQYNRSVDVLGNLAVRLDDTQQLDLLAQYYDSGNDGSTGIYFPNLNANAPSDLDDAEIRNGLDTDLKPRTRRTLINASYRNSELLGQDFYLQGYYRREDNNFYPFPYYNAGSPRGSNGIYFAGSQQNFEVSGLKGLFSKQWDDIKLTYGLDLDHERFNATQKVFDAQRSSDSGGLELDTQSSAARYPSYVVDGLSAYAQLDWQLTQHLSLSAGARQQHMDVEVGDFRGVPGGSNDYEVGLYNFGALYDFANGHQLWSNYSEGFELADPAKYYGRAGLSVADNPLAGIKSRQVEVGWRFNDAYWQAQAAFYYIWSDKVINTDSATLTINVDEQKSRDFGFEAALSRDFDSGWQAGTTLHLVRSEEEDDDGDWIKRDARYASLSKTTAFVGWSDERRSLRLQGNHAMDLSDDAGHRIEGYTTFDLSARQDTDFGTFSVGIQNLLDRRYSTVWGQRAALFYSPAYGPAYLYDYQGRGRTFTLGYEVEF
- a CDS encoding sigma-70 family RNA polymerase sigma factor — encoded protein: MPADAQLLHSLYRDHHSWLQGWLRRRLGNGCDAADLAQDTFVRLLRAGNAASIREPRDYLATVARGLMVDFLRRRSLEQAYLEALANQPQAEHPSAEHQALLLEALMEVDRLLAGLGRKVREVFILSQLDGLTYAQIAARLGISLRSVNSYMARAVEHCCLLQAGWQP
- a CDS encoding FecR domain-containing protein — its product is MTEEQRAALKAASNWYARLCAGDNDAHEQQAWQRWYDADELHRQAWQQIEQLREQLGLLPGPIASSTLRGVDHGRRRLLGSLALVGLALPLGWFAWHSDTRRYWLADYRSGVGERRQWQLSDGSQLMLGTASAAQWHVDGQRRLLRLVSGEALIQSLDEARPLLVETRHGVVRSEGARFCVRSDEQGCRVAVLEQRVEVAPLRHLQAMQPLLTGQQLHFDAERLGAPRANDAATTAWTQGSLIALDQPLGEVIAELARYRHGVLRIDPSLAGLKVSGSFPLADTDRALAALEHSFPLRVVRRSDYWVTLVPKV
- a CDS encoding TonB-dependent receptor, which produces MRQPRCNLHSLTLAVQTALLCSGLALAVPLASAAPAETAVQIQVFDIAAGPLAEVLNRYASAAGVALSFDASALQGQDSPGLQGPYQVEDGFARLLQGSGLRAVRQADGVYGLEALPAPSKLGSDVLQLEAMTVSTLRSDSAVGETTQRVTVIDRQQIEQQLALSSDPGQVLSNLIPSYSPSRQKMSNAGETLRGRTPQFLVDGVPQASSIRNDGRSSYTIDLAQIERIEVIHGASAEHGGGATGGIVNFISRRPEGNGVSQHAGVSLESDDRFSKDGLSYKMNYRLSAQQGDWETLFGATWQERGAFYDANDELIGVAYPGEIQDTRDHDLMFKLGYWIDDVQHLQFSANHYELKGNNDYVPVLGDRAAGIPTTARKGDPQGDPAFNENRQYTFSYSNQDLYGNVLDMQLYHQRYRGQFGALISATFQDPNIAPVGTLWEQSRSDSEKWGGKLTLRRKGLFDGLLDLTGGLDLMRDKGEQVLVQTNRSYVPPSTYDNQAGFLQGDLHLTDKLTLMAGVRREHSELDVDDFRTVWGTNNAGGVSVTGGKVSFGKTLSNYGFTYQATDWAQLYGGYSEGFGMPDIGRVLRGLDEPGLEVESLLELEPIVTRSREVGLRLNFDRVDMELSYYESFSSVGERLSVNSDGNYIANRERVEIQGYELTGNWHIDDRHSLRGSYAHSQGKSDTDGDGKVDTRLTGLNISPDQYSLGWQANWNDDWSSYLQYNYYVSRSFDDPRLEFDGYALLSASVSRRLPVGSLSLGIDNLLDEDYFTYYSQSARIANDYNFKGRGRTFTLGYQVDF
- a CDS encoding dodecin, which translates into the protein MSTHHTYKKIEIVGSSRTSIEEAIENALAECAKSVRNMDWFEVIDTRGHIENGKVGHYQVTLKVGFRLSGS